AATCATTCTTTAAGCGGAGtttgtgggaactgcagatgctggagaattccaagataataaaatgtgaggctggatgaacacagcaggccaagcagcatctcaggagcacaaaagctgacgtttcgggcctagacccttcatcagagagggggatggggtgagggttctggaataaatagggagagagggggaggcggaccaaagatggagagaaaagaagataggtggagaggagagtataggtggggaggtagggaggggataggtcagtccagggaagacggacaagtcagggaggtgggatgaggttagtaggtagatgagggtgcgaggaagggatgggtgagaggaagaacaggttggggaggcagagacaggttggactggttttgggatgcagtgggtggaggggaagagctgggctggttgtgtggtgcagtggggggaggggacgaaccatgctggtttagggatgcggtgggggaaggggagattttgaaactggtgaagtccacattgataccattaggctgcagggttcccaggcggaatatgagttgctgttcctgcaaccttcgggtggcatcattgtggcactgcaggaggcccatgatggacatgtcatctaaagaatgggagtgggagtggaaatggtttgcgactgggaggtgcagttgtttgttgcgaactgagtggaggtgttctgcaaagcggtccccaagcctccgcttggtttccccaatgtagaggaagccacaccgggtgcagtggatgcagtataccacattggcagatgtgtaggtgaacctctgcttcatgtggaatgtcatcttggggcctgggataggggtgagggaggaggtgtggggacaagtgtagcatttcctgcggttgcaggggaaggtgccaggtatggtggggttgaagggcagtgtggagcgaacaagggagtcacggagagagtggtctctccggaaagcagacaggggtggggatggaaaaatgtcttgggtggtggggtcggattgtagatggcggaagtgttggaggatgatgcgttgtatccggaggttggtggggtggtgtgtgagaacgagggggatcctcttggggcggttgtggtaggggcggggtatgagggatgtgttgtgggaaatgcaggagacgcggtcaagggcgttctcgatcactgtgtggggaaaggtgcggtccttgaagaacttggacatctgggatgtgcgggagtggaatgtcttatcgtgggagcagatgcggcggaggcggacgaattgggaataggggatggaatttttgcaggagggtgggtgggaggaggtgtattctaggtagctgtgggagtcagtgggcttgaaatggacatcagttacaagctggttgcctgagatggagactgagaggtccaggaaggtgagggatgtgctggagatggcccaggtgaactgaaggttggggtggaacgtgttggtgaagtggatgaactgttcgagctcctctggcgagcaagaggcggcgccgatacagtcatcaatgtaccggaggaagaggtttccccccacagtgatcgagaacgcccttgaccgcgtctcccgcatttctcgcaacacatccttcacaccccgcccccgccacaactgccccaagaggatccccctcgttctctcacaccaccccaccaacctccggatacaacgcatcatcctccgacacttccgccatctacaatccgaccccaccacccaagacatttttccatccccacccctgtctgctttccggagagaccactctctccgtgactcccttgttcgctccacactgccctccaaccccaccatacccggcaccttcccctgcaactgcgggaaatgctacacttgcccccacacctcctccctcacccctatcccaggccccaagatgacattccacattaagcagaggttcacctgcacatctgccaatgtggtatactgcacccggtgtggcttcctctacattggggaaaccaagcggaggcttggggaccgctttgcagaacacctccgctcagttcgcaacaaacaactgcacctcccagtcgcaaaccatttccactccccctcccattctttagatgacatgtccatcatgggcctcctgcagtgccacaatgataccacctgaaggttgcaggaacggcaactcatattctgcctgggaaccgtgcagcctaatggtatcaatgtggacttcaccagtttcaaaattcccccttcccccaccgcatccctaaaccagccgagttcgtcccctccccccactgcaccacacaaccagcccagctcttcccctccacccactgcatcccaaaaccagtccaacctgtctctgcctccccaacctgttcttcctctcacccatcccttcctcccaccccaagccacacccccatctacctactaacctcatcccacctccttgacctgtctgtcttccctggattgacctatcccctccctacctccccacctatactctctccacctatcttcttttctctccatcttcggtccgcctccccctctctccctatttattccagaaccctcaccccatccccctctctgatgaagggtctaggcccgaaacgtcagcttttgtgctcctgagatgctgcttggcctgctgtgttcatccagcctcacattttattatttaagcGGAGTTTGCTGATCTGAACGGTGACATTACAGTTGGTCTTAACGGAGGAATTTAGGAAGTGGGAAGTTATTCAGGATTATCAATCACTTCAATTGGTTGCAGCTGGAAGTTGCAATTCTGTTTATCAAGCTTAGTTATGATGCTTACTGTGTGCTAACACTCCAAGTCGAGGAAGTCTAATAATCTCAGATGTCCATTAAATGATGTTTTATGCCTGTGGATATAGACTCCTGCAATTGTCTGCGCCTTCAAGCTAATGGTGTAGAAAGTGGAGAAAACAGGAGTTACCAAGAAAAACCCTTGTAAAGATGAAATAATATTGCGTTGCAAAACACTCGATCCTTAATGTGATGCTACTGAGTCTTAAATTCctacaggaattttttttaaactaattgcTTGTAGCGTTGAAAAATGGAGACAACTGTGAGAGTTTTATCCATTGGGTTTTGAATTCATAATGTTTTGGAActggatgagtgtgtgaatgtagCTGTCATTTGAGCTGCAGTGCCATCTAATGCCAGTATCAATACGTTTACAATAACAAATACTATAATGAAGATAATCATAAATTAGCTATGAATCTGGGCacaaaaagaattaaaaatctGACCTAATTTTTtcagtcatagtcgtacagcacagaaacagacacttcggtctaacaagtccacaccaaccatgttcccaaactaagctagtcccacctggcccatatccctccaaacgttttcGATTCAtctacttgtccaaatgtcttaattGTTGTCATTTGTATCCACATCCACTGTTTCCTCAGGTAGTTCATTCCATGTGCAAATCATcctctgtatttaaaaaaaattgcctccatgccttttttaaatgtcACTCCTCAAAAATGTGCCTAGTCTtgaaaatcccccatcctagggagaagacaactaccattaacttgATCTATACTCCTTattatcttataaacttctaatcaggtcacctcttaacaCTCCAGtcgaaaaagtcccagccttttttttataactcaaaccttccatacccgacaacgtcctggtaaatttcttctgaacttctgattttggaatattgtgttcacttctggttgccacacttcCAGAAGGATGTAGTGGCTTTGGAGcgggtacagaaaagattgatCGGGATGTTGCCTaatatggagggcattagctatgagcagaggttggagaaacttaagttgttctcactggaacgaaaaaggttgaggggtgacctgatagggatctacaagattatgaaggacatggacagagtggacagtcagaagcttttttttcccccagggtggaagagtcagttaccagagaCCATGGgcttaaggtgcgaggggcaaggtttaaagatgatgtacgaggcaagtatTTTTTACACAAGAGAGTGGTGGATGCTTGGAACTCGCTGCCGGTGGAGTTAGTGGAAGCAgagactatagtgacttttaaagttcttcttgacaaatacatgagcaagacgggaatagagggatgtggtccctggaagggtagggggctTTAGTtatgatgggcagcatgttggtgcaggtttggaggaccaaagggcctgttcctgtactgtaattttctttgttctttgaaccatcttcagcttgaataatgtccttcctataattgggtgaccagaactggacacagtattccagaagaggtctcaccagtgtcctgtacaacctcaaaacgACTTCCCAACTCCTCTATTCAAAGGCCTGAGCACTGAAGGCATGCCTGCCaagtgcctttttaaccaccgtgtctatatgtgatgcaaacttcaaagaattatgtacctgaacccctagatccctccgttctacaacaccacccaaggcACTACCTTGAATTGTATAAACCCTAACCTTTGTTTGTTGCACCAACacgcaatacctcgcatttatccagattgaactccatttttcagcttattgacccatttgatcaagaaccttttataatcttagaaaaccttcttcactttctACTGTGccattaattttggtgtcatctgcaaatttactaacaatgCCTTCTATATCCTCATCCAAATGCATAAATGAcataaaagaggacccagaaccaatccttgTAGAACAGCACTGGTGACAGGCCTTCAGTCTCAAAAGCAGCCCTCcgctatcaccctctgtctcctgctaaTAAGcaaattatgtatccaattggcaagctcgccctgaatcccatgtgactgaactttactaattagttgaCCACACAGAGCCTTATTGAAGTTTATCACATTATTTCCCTGTACAGTTCTATATCCATAGATAGGTCTGTAGGTTGTGCTATCTCGACACACATTCAATTATTTTAGCAAATGATATATGCAGCAACATATTGTGAATTGAAAACAATTCATAAAAGCAGCCCCTCCAAGCTTGGCAATCAATGGAAAACAGTAGTTTCAAACTGATCCTCAATGCCTTCAAAAAAATGAGTTGCTGATAACAAGAATGTCTCTGTCTCAGTTTCGAACTTTGGTCCAGTTTCAATGGATGCTGCAACTGACCATTGCCTTTGAGTTGGAGAAGCAAAAAAAATTGCCAATATTCCTGCTCATTGTTTATTGCAGTGACTGTCCTGGCTGGACAGTATGTTGGTCTCATGAGAAAAATATTGGCCTCAGCTGTGACATTTAAAGTGCACTTGAATCAAGGTTCAGATATGTGAACTGGTTAATACACTAGGCAGTTAATGTATCAGCATGATGCTGTTTGGTCGTTCTATTTGGACAAGATTTCTCAGACCTGGATCATAAGTACAACGCTATGATAGAGGGTGGCACTGTTAACTGCATTAACTTGAGATGAAGGAAGCACATGAAAGAAATTCTGCCTTCTCATGgtataattcacaactgattgtgTTTCAGAACAATGAATGAAGTTTGGACTCCTATTGCAAAGCATTACAACCCATTGAAAGCTGGAAGCATTGATGGCACTGATGAGGAACCCCACGACCGAGCTGTGTCAAGGGCAATTGCAGCCAAGTACAGACCAAACAAAGGAGTTTTAGGAGACCCTCACCTGACACTCTTTGTCGCCAGGTTAAATCCCCAAACTTCTGAGGAGAAGTTAAAAGACACTTTCTCCCGATTTGGGGATGTCCGTAGACTGAGACTTGTGCGTGATATTGTCACTGGCTTTTCCAAATGCTATGCTTTCATTGAATATAAGGATGAACGTTCATTATTAAAGGCACATCGTGACAGCAATAAATTAGTGGTAGACCAGAATGAAATATTTGTGGATTTTGAATTAGAACGCACTTTGAAAGGATGGGTCCCACGGAGACTGGGAGGGGGATTAGGTGGTAAAAAAGAATCTGGCCAGCTACGGTTTGGTGGACGAGATCGTCCATTTAGGAAACCTATCAGTCTCCCAGCATTGAAGGCAGAACTATACACAGAGGGTCAAGCTGACAAACTGGATAGGTCAAGTTCCAGAGAACTGTCGAGAGATAGCCGGCAGTGGGAGAGAAGTCGAGACTGGGAAAGGCGAAGGGAAAGAGAGCAGAGAGGTGAGGAAGGACAAAAGCGTGATGGAGATAGAGTGCGATACAGAAGTAGGGAAAGAGATCATAAACGACAAAGAGATGAAGGTCGATATACAGAGGAAGATAAACACCAACGGAGAAACAGGCATAAAACTCGACGATAGAAGCTGTACTATGGGTTTACCTTCCTAGTGAAAGTAGAATTATCTTTTTAGGCTCTGTTCCACCGAAGTCTTCAATTACTTTTATGGTACAACTAAAATATGAAGTACCTTATCAACTTGTGGTGTATAAATAATATTCACAACTTGCTGATAAACTTGTGTTATTTGAGAGCAAAGATTGTTTTGGTTCTGTGAAGGTTTGctctttcaaataaaaacaaatgtaatgTTATTTTTTTCTCAAGTTTTCTGCCTTCTGCTTCGCTCCTGGGGTACCAGCCACCCTCTAGGCCTTCTCTTGATTTTCTGTCCTTGAAGGACTCTGGAGAGTGTTTAGATGGTCTGTCCTCACCTAGCATCCACAAATGGTTACAGTCTAGCATGGGTCACTAATAGTGATCAAAAGCAGGCTCTGTATCTAAGCTCTAGCACCCAACACAAGAGAACTGCAATTAATTGTGACAATTCAATTGTTACAGGTATACTTTTACTAGCGAACAGGAATATGGATCTTGTCTATGTCGTTCAGGACTAAGTTGTATATTAATTTGATGAATCATTGTAGAAATTCATTTTTTACCTTCCATCAGCACTAGCAATTCTCACTGAAACAGCAGATTAATAACTTTGTACTCAATATGTTGATTTTGTTTCATGGAGAACAAACTTTATAATTTCGTACATTGTCAAATTTGAATAAGAATTTTTCAGTTTGAACAACTGTTACATAAGTGTCTGAATTACAAATAATCTTTCCAGATATTTTCTTATATCTAGTTGAATATCGGTGGTATTTCCATGTCAGTTGAACATTTCCTTGCTAGAAGATTCAGTGGTGACTTCTTTATTAGTAAGCTATCCAACAGCTGGTTGAGGTTGCTACTGGTCTTGAGCTTGCtcttgcatctgctgttcctcagtctctgtgCCTTTGTTGCAGTGTAGCATGAGAGATTGTGACTGGATCATTAGGCCACTGTTATGAATCTGTATCAGGACTATAGAAGAAAAATGGGTCCTTAGTAATGTGAAGGTTTAGCATAGTCTTCCATGCAGTGGGATATGGAAGACTCTGAAAGGAGGGTCATTTAATGATTCTGCATGG
The Stegostoma tigrinum isolate sSteTig4 chromosome 15, sSteTig4.hap1, whole genome shotgun sequence genome window above contains:
- the snrnp35 gene encoding U11/U12 small nuclear ribonucleoprotein 35 kDa protein, with translation MNEVWTPIAKHYNPLKAGSIDGTDEEPHDRAVSRAIAAKYRPNKGVLGDPHLTLFVARLNPQTSEEKLKDTFSRFGDVRRLRLVRDIVTGFSKCYAFIEYKDERSLLKAHRDSNKLVVDQNEIFVDFELERTLKGWVPRRLGGGLGGKKESGQLRFGGRDRPFRKPISLPALKAELYTEGQADKLDRSSSRELSRDSRQWERSRDWERRREREQRGEEGQKRDGDRVRYRSRERDHKRQRDEGRYTEEDKHQRRNRHKTRR